From the Lactobacillus johnsonii genome, the window TTTTTAAAGATGGCTGGTCGCTTGATGTGTGCAGTAATCGTGCTACTGCTGTTGGCGAATTCGCTAGCAGCGATGTTGTCTGCACCAAAACTCTTTATAATTACGTTGATCAAGGCTTATTAGGAATTTATAATTACGACTTGCCAGAGAAGCTTAAACGCAATACTAAGCTTCATCGTATTCGCAAAAATAAGAAAAAACTTGGCAGAAGCATTGAAGAACGTCCTAAAGAGATCAATAAACGTAATGAATTCGGTCATTGGGAATGCGATTTAGTTCTCGGACATAAGAGCAAAGATGATGAGGTACTGCTAACCTTATCTGAGCGTATGAGTCGTGAGTTTTTAATTCTTCGTATTCCTGACAAGACTTCTGTCAGTGTCATGCAGGCCTTTAAAGAACTCCAAAGGCAATACAGCGAACATTGGAATGATATTTTTAAAACCATTACCACTGATAATGGCTCAGAGTTTGCAGATCTTTCCAACCTAGAAAAAGTATCCAATACACTGGTTTACTATGCCCATCCTTACACTTCTTGTGATAAGGGAACAGTTGAAAGACACAATGGTCTTATTCGCAGATTCATTCCTAAGGGAGAAGCAATAGCTAACTATTCTTTACAAGACATCATTAATATTGAAACCTGGTGCAATTCTTTGCCAAGAAAGATACTGGCCTATCATACACCAGATGAAATCTTTGAAAGAGAATTAGATCTAATCTATCAAGCAGCTTAACTAAAAGTGTTCAATTTATTATTGCAATTTGCGAAAAATATAATTTTAAGAAACAGAAAAAGCCAATAAAATTTGAGCATGGTACTAACTTATCAGCGCCACTTCGAACGTCTTATATGACTTATCATAAGAATAAACTCTATATCGGCTACTTCGATAAAGTCCAAGGTGGTCAGCTTTTTGCCTATAAACTTAATAAGAAGGGCCTATTTAAAAAAGATAAAATGCAAGATGGTCTAGCTCTTCCTAGTGAAAACTGGTCAACTTACTCTCAAATTCAAGGGATTAGTTTTGATAAAAATGATATTTTACTATCTACTTCATATGGTGATTTAAATTCCCAGTTATTAATCTTTAAAAATAAATTGAATAAGCCAAACTATAATCTTGATCTTTCGGAAGCAGATAAAACCATTATTTTACCGCCATATATGGAACAAATTATTGGTAAAGATGGTGAAATTTATATGTTGTTTGAATCAGCTACAGCATTTTACCGTCAAAATCCTAATTTACTGCATATGGATCGGGTAATTAAGTTAAAAGTTAAATTCAAGGGTTCCGAAAATAGTGGCTCTTTTGCAAATCCTGTTGATGGATAATTTTAAGAAGGAATTAAGCAGCTAAGAAATAGCTGTTTGATTCCTTTTCTTTTATAATATTTTCTTTGAGTCTAATTCTAATTAATAAATGTTTGAAATTTCTATAGCCATAAGCAGTACGTTCAATTTGTTTAATCTTACGGTTAACTCCTTCAAGACAACCATTAGAATAAGTTGAGGTAATACCGTTTAGGACACCAGAATAATTACGTTTAAAAGTTAATAGAGTTTGATGCATTTGTTTACCAACATTTTGTTTTGAATGAAGTAGATGGATAACTTTCTTTTCATCGTTATCCTGAATAGCAGTCATAAAGTCCTGCATAACCCAATAAGTATTTTCTAAGGTTTGGTCACAATCTAAACCATCTAAGACAACATGTTCCTGTGTTAGACAGTCCTTAAAATGCCAGTCGTAATAAGGAGTAGTCTTATTAAGTTTGTCATATTTCATGAGATAAAGCTTCCAAGGGGACTTTAAAAGCTTATATTCACGGCTTCTTTTATTAAATTGCTTCATGATTTGAACTCTGAAAATATTAAACGATCTAGTAAGCATTTGAACCATATGAAAACGGTCAATAACTATCTGAGCATTTGGAAATAATTCTCTAGCAACTAAAGGATAATAACAATTAAGATCCATAGTTACTGTTTTAACCATTGCACGAGCTTTAGGAGTGAACTTGTAAAAATAGCGTAGAATATCAGGTTTGAAACGAGTTCTAAGAATTTGAACAACTTTGTGAGTATCACCATCTAGACAAATAAAGTGAAGCTTTTTGCCTACGCCCTTAAATTCATCAAAAGCTAAGTGTTCAGGGAGATGATCAAAGGCATCATAGAACTTAGAAGAGCAGACTTCTAATACTCTTTGAACCGTGTTGACAGATACATTATGTTCTCTAGCAATGCTGGTCATTGAACGATCTTCAGTAAGAGCAGAAAGTATTTTTCGCTTAGAAGTGTTAGAGATATAGCAGCCTTTATTAACCAGATTAGATTGAGCCATAGATCTTTTTAAACAGTAATTGCAGAGAACACGTTGTTTTCTTAATCTGATAGTAACGGGCTTACTAGCATCAGCAGTAATGAAACGAACGTTAGAGACGTAATGACCGTTATGCTTAAGATTAGTAGAACGACAATAAGGACAAGTAGGCTGGATCAGCTCAGCTAAATATATTTTGTAAATCTTACTGTTAATATTTTCATTTGAATAATCAGAAAAAATAATGTTTTTATCTTCAATATCAAGAGTAAATTTAATATAATCATTTAAAGAGGACATAGTTTAAATCTCCATACACTTAATTGAATTGGTCGAAGAAGGATTTTAAGTAAGAGAGGACTATGGCCTCTTTTTTTACGTAAAAAAAGAATATCATAGATATTCATCAACAGGAAAAATTATACAGCCAAAATAGTAAGGAATAGCTATCAAGAGGAATAAATATAAACATATATTGAAAATTAAAACTCACAATTAAATTTGTGAGTTTTTTTATGTTCTAAATTTAGCCGTTCATGTCTTTACTTTTGCCGCTTATTAAAAATGACGATACAGTTCCGACTTATTTAAGTATTCTTTAGTTAAATCAAATAAAGGAAGTAATCACATGCTTATTGAAACTTATAGTTTAACTAAAAAATATGGCAAAAAATTAGCTTTGAATAAGGTTAATCTCAAAATTGATCGAGGTCAATTGGTTGCCTATCTTGGAACTAATGGTGCAGGGAAGTCTACGACAATTAATATCTTGACTGGGCTGTTGAAGCCAACTTCTGGAACAATTAAATACGCGCCAAATTTAAAAATTGGGGTAGTTTTTCAAGATAGTGTCCTAGATGACAATCTAACTGTTAAAGACAATCTGTATCTAAGAGCTAAAATGTACAAAACTTTCTCTAAGGATTGGCTAAAGCAATTAATTGAGCTAATTGGAATTAAGAAATTTTTGAATCAAAAATATGGTACTTTGTCTGGTGGTCAAAGAAGAAGAGTTGATATTGCCCG encodes:
- a CDS encoding IS30-like element ISLjo1 family transposase, with the protein product MDSLHSTMNQHVKGKHLSFEERVIIQLRLKDGYSLRAIARELNCSPSTISYEVKRGTVKLYHGKVKKYKATQGHDAYKAHRKNCGRKSDFLRKAQFMRYVHKHFFKDGWSLDVCSNRATAVGEFASSDVVCTKTLYNYVDQGLLGIYNYDLPEKLKRNTKLHRIRKNKKKLGRSIEERPKEINKRNEFGHWECDLVLGHKSKDDEVLLTLSERMSREFLILRIPDKTSVSVMQAFKELQRQYSEHWNDIFKTITTDNGSEFADLSNLEKVSNTLVYYAHPYTSCDKGTVERHNGLIRRFIPKGEAIANYSLQDIINIETWCNSLPRKILAYHTPDEIFERELDLIYQAA
- a CDS encoding ISL3-like element ISLjo2 family transposase, which gives rise to MSSLNDYIKFTLDIEDKNIIFSDYSNENINSKIYKIYLAELIQPTCPYCRSTNLKHNGHYVSNVRFITADASKPVTIRLRKQRVLCNYCLKRSMAQSNLVNKGCYISNTSKRKILSALTEDRSMTSIAREHNVSVNTVQRVLEVCSSKFYDAFDHLPEHLAFDEFKGVGKKLHFICLDGDTHKVVQILRTRFKPDILRYFYKFTPKARAMVKTVTMDLNCYYPLVARELFPNAQIVIDRFHMVQMLTRSFNIFRVQIMKQFNKRSREYKLLKSPWKLYLMKYDKLNKTTPYYDWHFKDCLTQEHVVLDGLDCDQTLENTYWVMQDFMTAIQDNDEKKVIHLLHSKQNVGKQMHQTLLTFKRNYSGVLNGITSTYSNGCLEGVNRKIKQIERTAYGYRNFKHLLIRIRLKENIIKEKESNSYFLAA